The Hemicordylus capensis ecotype Gifberg chromosome 6, rHemCap1.1.pri, whole genome shotgun sequence genome window below encodes:
- the LOC128331084 gene encoding olfactory receptor 14A16-like, which produces MSEFLLLDLSEVRELQMLFFTVFLVLYLGIVSGNLLIISAIALDRHLHTPMYFFLMNLAMQDIGSISVIIPKSMSNSLMNTRHISYSGCVAQVLFFFFFIASDFFLLTVMAYDRYVAICNPLQYEMVMNKQACIQMVASVWFAGLLYGVLHTSGTFAIPFCSNVVNQFFCEIPQLLKLACSDLYLIEIGVVVLSVLIGLGCFIFIIVTYVHIFTAVLRIPSTQGRQKAFSTCLPHLIVFSTFLFSGSFAYLRPTSNTRSYLDLSITLIYSILPPMLNPVIYSMRNKEIKNAISKMLLHCQHFSMNTVSCFHF; this is translated from the coding sequence ATGTCTGAATTTCTGCTCCTGGATTTATCAGAAGTTCGAGAACTGCAGATGctatttttcactgtgttcctggTCTTGTATTTAGGAATTGTGTCTGGCAACCTTCTCATTATTTCTGCAATCGCTCTTGACCGTCACCTGCACACACCCATGTACTTCTTTCTGATGAATTTGGCCATGCAAGATATTGGTTCTATTTCTGTCATTATCCCTAAATCCATGTCTAATTCCCTCATGAATACCAGGCACATTTCTTACTCTGGATGTGTTGCTCaagtcctcttctttttcttctttatagCATCTGATTTCTTCCTTCTTACCGTCATGGCATATGATCGTTATGTTGCCATTTGCAATCCATTGCAATATGAAATGGTAATGAACAAGCAGGCCTGCATCCAAATGGTTGCTAGTGTGTGGTttgcaggccttctctatggagTGTTACATACTAGTGGCACATTTGCAATCCCTTTCTGTTCCAATGTTGTCAACCAGTTCTTCTGTGAAATCCCACAGTTACTTAAGCTTGCTTGTTCTGACTTATACCTAATTGAAATTGGAGTTGTTGTGTTAAGCGTTCTCATTGGTTTAGGTTGCTTTATCTTCATCATTGTAACTTATGTCCACATTTTCACTGCTGTGCTGAGAATCCCCTCTACGCAGGGAAGGCAAAAGGCCTTCTCTACCTGCCTTCCCCATCTCATTGTCTTTtccacatttttattttctggAAGCTTTGCTTACCTTAGGCCCACCTCTAACACCCGATCGTATCTTGATTTGTCTATTACTCTGATATATTCCATACTTCCACCCATGCTGAATCCAGTGATCTACAGCATGAGAAACAAGGAGATAAAAAATGCTATATCAAAGATGCTTCTGCATTGTCAGCATTTTTCTATGAATACAGtgtcttgttttcatttttaa
- the LOC128331082 gene encoding olfactory receptor 14I1-like, with protein MANNSIVTHFLLMSFPEVQELQNIPFVVFLIIYLTALMWNLLIIAVVILNEHLHKPMHFFVLNLSVVDLGYISVTIPKVMANSIMKTRWILYSHCVAQLFFFVLFGASEFLLLTVMAYDRYVAICYPLHYEMMINRGSCIGMAGFAWMLGVLTATLYAGATFASPFCSNIIHQFFCEIPTLLMLSCSDMYLIEVGAIVLTGCLYFGCILFILITYVQIFKAVMRIPSAQGRQKAFSTCLPHLIVLSMFYFFGVFAYFRPTNRTPSQLDLVAAVAYCVVPPFLNPIIYSMRNKDIKGGMWKLIDWRYSSKTVFCFTYKSNFSR; from the coding sequence ATGGCCAACAACAGCATAGTGACACACTTTCTACTCATGAGTTTCCCTGAGGTTCAGGAGTTGCAGAACATTCCCTTTGTGGTGTTTCTTATCATCTATCTTACAGCTCTGATGTGGAACCTTCTAATCATCGCTGTAGTAATtctcaatgagcacctccataaACCAATGCATTTCTTTGTTCTAAATCTATCTGTTGTTGACCTTGGATACATCTCAGTCACCATCCCCAAAGTCATGGCTAACTCCATAATGAAAACAAGGTGGATCTTGTATTCTCATTGTGTAGCCCAATTatttttctttgttctctttgGAGCATCTGAGTTTCTCCTTCTGACAGTGATGGCCTACGACCGTTACGTTGCCATTTGCTATCCATTGCATTACGAAATGATGATCAACAGAGGCAGCTGCATTGGAATGGCAGGCTTTGCATGGATGCTTGGAGTTCTAACAGCAACATTATATGCTGGAGCCACATTTGCAAGCCCTTTCTGCTCCAACATCATTCACCAGTTCTTCTGTGAGATTCCAACATTGCTCATGCTCTCATGCTCTGACATGTATCTCATTGAAGTTGGGGCTATTGTCTTGACTGGTTGTTTGTATTTTGGTTGCATCCTTTTCATTCTAATAACTTATGTGCAGATCTTCAAAGCAGTCATGAGAATCCCCTCTGCACAAGGAAGGCAAAAGGCTTTCTCTACCTGCCTGCCACATCTCATTGTGCTATCCATGTTTTACTTCTTTGGTGTCTTTGCTTACTTCCGACCCACCAATAGGACTCCATCGCAGTTGGATCTGGTGGCTGCTGTAGCCTACTGTGTTGTGCCACCATTCCTGAATCCAATAATATACAGCATGAGAAACAAAGACATCAAAGGAGGTATGTGGAAACTGATAGACTGGAGATATTCTTCCAAGACTGTTTTTTGTTTCACTTACAAATCCAATTTCAGCCGCTGA